From the genome of Blautia pseudococcoides, one region includes:
- a CDS encoding ATP-binding cassette domain-containing protein: MKGIIQLEKISKEYDHKRIINQIDLSIYEGQSIAFTGHNGSGKSTILKIIAGLVKPSGGKVVYRDRLLFHYVPERFPKMNLTAWQYLKRLGEIDGIPRKVLEDRCGKLFEDFFLTEMVNTSMKDLSKGTLQKIGVIQALLRKPQVLLLDEPLSGQDMDSQMVFIEKMNALRAENVTLLMSCHEQYLMESISDTVMSVGEGKVEKVDITAALSGKEHILWFEKQKNATIPEQYRPYIRQTGEGCRARIPEDESSQMILEMIRCGWKLRGMRDAGI; the protein is encoded by the coding sequence ATGAAAGGGATCATTCAGTTAGAAAAGATTTCAAAGGAATATGATCATAAACGGATCATAAACCAAATTGACCTATCCATATATGAAGGGCAGTCTATTGCGTTTACCGGTCATAACGGAAGCGGAAAAAGCACCATACTTAAAATAATTGCCGGGTTGGTCAAGCCTTCCGGCGGAAAGGTTGTTTACAGGGACAGGCTGCTGTTTCATTATGTACCGGAACGTTTTCCTAAAATGAACCTCACAGCATGGCAGTATTTAAAAAGATTGGGGGAAATAGACGGGATACCACGGAAAGTTCTGGAAGACAGATGCGGAAAATTGTTTGAGGATTTTTTCCTGACCGAGATGGTCAATACCTCTATGAAGGATTTGTCCAAGGGAACTTTGCAGAAAATAGGTGTCATACAGGCCCTGCTGCGTAAGCCGCAGGTGTTGCTGCTGGACGAGCCTCTGTCCGGCCAGGATATGGACTCCCAGATGGTTTTTATTGAGAAAATGAATGCCCTCAGAGCAGAAAATGTCACACTTCTCATGTCCTGTCACGAACAATATCTGATGGAAAGTATTTCGGACACGGTAATGTCAGTGGGGGAGGGGAAGGTAGAAAAGGTTGACATAACTGCAGCGCTCTCCGGCAAAGAGCACATCTTGTGGTTTGAAAAGCAGAAAAACGCCACTATACCGGAGCAATACAGACCCTATATCCGGCAGACAGGGGAAGGCTGCAGGGCCAGGATCCCTGAAGATGAGAGCAGTCAGATGATTCTGGAGATGATCCGGTGCGGATGGAAACTGAGGGGGATGCGTGATGCGGGAATTTAA
- the zwf gene encoding glucose-6-phosphate dehydrogenase, which yields MNKKLTFTIFGGTGDLTFRKLLPALYNMSVTSKRESVGQVIIIGRRDYTSEQYRVIARDWVEKFARLPYTEKDYDRLAAGVFYYKMDFTDEKAYTQLNEFYEEMEAESHIFYFAVAPRFFSSIVTGLAHVEHACHGKVVLEKPFGENLTAAKELNEKMESFFRPDNIYRIDHYLGKEMVRNIQTIRFANPIFSGVWDAEHIDCIQISALEEVGVETRGGYYDHSGAMKDMVQNHLFQILSIVAMEQPGDLMLAGEEMHREQIRVLSSLNMPEDIEDSLVLGQYRGYREEKAVAEDSLTESYAAMKVFLDNDRWKDMPFYIRTGKKLGHREMQVLVVFKTAAPHVQSNILNIKIQPTEGVYLQFNIKKPGEEDEIAQAKMDFCQSCSFINQMNTPEAYERLLGACVRGERFWFSQWDQIEASWKYVDEIRKRYHDKKLPVYAYEPGSYGPHAADKMLEKAGDHWLD from the coding sequence ATGAATAAAAAACTCACATTTACCATATTCGGAGGTACCGGTGACCTGACTTTCCGGAAACTGCTTCCGGCGCTCTACAATATGTCCGTGACAAGCAAAAGGGAATCTGTGGGACAGGTGATCATCATTGGCAGAAGAGATTATACCAGTGAGCAGTACCGGGTCATCGCCAGGGACTGGGTGGAAAAATTTGCCCGACTGCCGTACACAGAAAAAGATTATGACAGGCTGGCAGCAGGTGTTTTCTACTATAAGATGGATTTTACCGATGAAAAAGCCTATACACAGCTCAACGAGTTTTACGAAGAGATGGAGGCTGAAAGCCATATATTCTATTTTGCGGTTGCCCCCAGATTTTTTTCATCCATTGTGACAGGACTGGCCCATGTGGAACATGCCTGCCATGGAAAAGTGGTTCTGGAGAAGCCTTTTGGTGAAAATCTGACAGCGGCAAAAGAGCTGAATGAGAAGATGGAAAGCTTTTTCCGCCCGGATAACATTTACCGGATTGACCACTACCTGGGGAAGGAAATGGTGCGGAATATACAGACCATACGGTTTGCCAATCCTATTTTTTCGGGGGTCTGGGATGCAGAACACATTGACTGTATACAGATATCTGCCCTGGAGGAAGTTGGGGTGGAGACGAGAGGCGGATATTATGACCACAGCGGGGCCATGAAAGATATGGTGCAGAATCATCTGTTTCAGATCCTTTCCATAGTGGCGATGGAACAGCCGGGGGACCTGATGCTTGCAGGTGAAGAAATGCACAGGGAACAAATCCGTGTCCTGTCTTCCCTTAATATGCCTGAGGATATTGAGGACAGCCTCGTCCTGGGACAGTATAGAGGCTACAGGGAAGAAAAAGCAGTGGCGGAGGATTCCCTGACGGAAAGTTATGCAGCCATGAAGGTTTTCCTTGACAATGACAGGTGGAAAGACATGCCTTTTTATATCCGGACAGGGAAAAAACTGGGTCACCGTGAAATGCAGGTACTTGTGGTATTTAAAACCGCAGCCCCTCATGTACAGTCCAATATATTAAATATTAAGATACAGCCCACAGAAGGGGTCTATCTGCAGTTTAATATTAAAAAACCGGGTGAGGAAGATGAGATTGCCCAGGCAAAAATGGATTTCTGCCAGAGCTGTTCTTTTATTAACCAGATGAACACGCCGGAGGCATATGAGCGGCTTTTGGGAGCCTGCGTCAGAGGCGAACGGTTCTGGTTTTCCCAGTGGGACCAGATTGAGGCCAGTTGGAAATATGTAGACGAGATTCGCAAGAGATATCATGACAAGAAGCTTCCGGTCTATGCGTATGAACCGGGCAGCTATGGCCCCCATGCGGCAGATAAGATGCTGGAAAAAGCAGGGGACCACTGGCTGGACTGA
- a CDS encoding dihydrofolate reductase family protein, whose protein sequence is MRKTVLYIAESLDGFIAAPNGDVSWLTGEYPDGLEEGSYPAFIRTVDTVLMGYTTYHQIVTELSPDKWAYEGMQTYVFTHKDLLDKKEITFTEETPEVLLERLKGQEGKDIWICGGADIVNQMVQRDLIDDYRITVIPVILGSGIRLFDGENPKIKLRLISAKCYNGMTDLVYGRR, encoded by the coding sequence TTGAGAAAAACAGTATTATATATTGCGGAAAGTCTGGATGGTTTTATTGCAGCACCCAATGGGGATGTGAGCTGGCTGACCGGGGAATATCCGGATGGCCTGGAGGAGGGAAGTTATCCTGCGTTTATCAGGACAGTAGATACCGTGCTGATGGGATATACAACATATCATCAGATCGTGACAGAGCTTTCACCGGACAAATGGGCGTATGAAGGTATGCAGACCTATGTATTTACCCATAAAGATCTTTTGGATAAAAAGGAGATAACTTTCACGGAGGAAACCCCTGAGGTTCTTTTGGAACGTCTGAAAGGGCAGGAGGGGAAGGATATCTGGATTTGCGGAGGAGCGGATATAGTAAACCAGATGGTACAAAGAGATTTGATCGACGATTACCGGATCACTGTCATACCTGTCATTCTGGGAAGCGGCATAAGGCTGTTTGACGGAGAAAATCCCAAGATAAAACTGAGACTTATTTCAGCCAAATGCTATAACGGTATGACAGATCTGGTATACGGACGGAGATAG
- a CDS encoding helix-turn-helix domain-containing protein, with the protein MNVSEKILQLRKAKGLTQEELAEKLNVSRQSVSKWESGQSVPELEKLVALSGIFEVTTDYLLKPLELDELSIKTEMLEKQQQELARESRKRKEKQFCVLSCVGIYLAAIALIVLLRGISLENDFLWEIFPGLTLPFIILAAATAVAIMVCLHHRDKYDSASH; encoded by the coding sequence ATGAATGTATCAGAAAAGATATTACAGCTTAGAAAAGCCAAGGGTCTCACACAGGAGGAGCTGGCAGAAAAGCTCAATGTCTCCAGACAGTCAGTCTCAAAATGGGAGTCAGGTCAGTCTGTACCGGAATTAGAAAAGCTTGTGGCGCTGAGTGGGATTTTTGAAGTGACTACCGATTATCTGCTGAAGCCCTTAGAACTGGATGAGCTTTCTATTAAAACAGAAATGCTGGAAAAACAGCAGCAGGAACTTGCAAGGGAGAGCAGGAAGAGAAAAGAAAAACAATTTTGTGTTCTGAGTTGTGTGGGTATTTATCTTGCAGCCATTGCGCTTATTGTGCTTCTGAGGGGGATTTCCCTTGAAAACGATTTTTTGTGGGAAATATTTCCCGGACTTACACTGCCGTTTATTATATTGGCAGCAGCCACGGCAGTCGCTATCATGGTTTGTCTTCATCACAGAGACAAATATGATTCAGCCTCACATTAA
- the lepB gene encoding signal peptidase I: protein MKDKNFCPAVKDLLPLYGDGALSQETEELISRHLRECGECRAFYEKIKGEDINTVHESEERMRYQKVAKRIRRRRTGAVCLAVLLCVLIFIITASMFQPAIVSGDCMAPTVRNGEYYIMNKWAYKTDVPSRRDILVYKKDGIYHITRVIGLPGECVEMRQGDVYIDGRRYGEDGDYPKDCSLAQTELGSDEYFVLEDNLKASENKEHMIRERDITGKVMVTH, encoded by the coding sequence ATGAAGGATAAAAATTTCTGTCCGGCAGTAAAGGATCTGCTGCCCCTCTATGGGGATGGGGCGCTGAGTCAGGAGACGGAAGAACTGATCAGCAGGCATTTGAGAGAGTGCGGGGAGTGCAGAGCGTTCTATGAAAAGATAAAGGGGGAGGACATCAACACGGTCCATGAGTCAGAGGAAAGAATGCGGTATCAAAAAGTCGCAAAGCGTATCCGCCGCAGGCGGACAGGAGCAGTGTGTCTTGCTGTTTTATTATGTGTTTTGATCTTCATAATAACAGCCAGCATGTTTCAGCCGGCCATTGTCTCAGGTGATTGTATGGCACCAACCGTCAGGAACGGGGAGTATTACATAATGAATAAATGGGCATATAAAACAGATGTCCCCAGCCGCAGGGATATTCTTGTATATAAGAAAGACGGCATTTACCATATTACCAGAGTGATAGGCCTGCCCGGAGAATGTGTGGAAATGAGACAGGGAGACGTGTACATTGACGGCAGACGATATGGAGAGGACGGGGATTATCCAAAGGACTGCAGTCTGGCGCAGACAGAACTTGGCAGTGATGAATATTTTGTATTGGAGGATAATCTCAAAGCATCAGAAAATAAAGAGCATATGATCAGGGAACGTGACATCACCGGAAAAGTGATGGTCACCCATTAG
- a CDS encoding RNA polymerase sigma factor, whose translation MQEFQKLYEKYNQYLYNFMLKLTNSNADLADELTQETFYQVYLSLPKYRGDSSVLTWICAIAKNVCRRYYKKNPATAEFEQIESAFMKDGEVTSMEERAEQKEIFSHAVQEIMGLKEKYRDVLIYRLFFDMSFHEIAEVMGIKENSAKVIYHRGKNMIRERMEGYGDEG comes from the coding sequence ATGCAGGAATTTCAGAAACTGTATGAAAAATACAATCAATACCTCTACAATTTTATGCTGAAACTTACCAACTCCAATGCGGACCTTGCAGATGAACTGACCCAGGAAACGTTTTATCAGGTATACCTCTCCCTTCCGAAATACAGAGGAGATTCCAGCGTTCTCACCTGGATTTGTGCCATTGCAAAAAATGTCTGCCGCAGATATTATAAGAAAAACCCTGCCACAGCGGAGTTTGAGCAAATAGAGTCTGCTTTTATGAAAGACGGGGAAGTTACTTCCATGGAGGAAAGGGCAGAGCAGAAGGAGATATTTTCCCACGCTGTGCAGGAAATCATGGGATTGAAAGAAAAATACAGGGATGTGCTGATCTACCGTCTGTTTTTCGATATGTCTTTTCATGAGATCGCAGAGGTGATGGGGATAAAAGAGAATTCCGCAAAGGTGATCTATCACCGGGGAAAAAACATGATTCGTGAGAGAATGGAGGGATATGGAGATGAAGGATAA